In a single window of the Gossypium hirsutum isolate 1008001.06 chromosome D02, Gossypium_hirsutum_v2.1, whole genome shotgun sequence genome:
- the LOC107909742 gene encoding protein JINGUBANG: MKVRSWLATCATSSCATLTQDSTIPFPKKQPRLSEHLVSDSFSDNRGSATSSSASSSDTSYSSLPSNLSLQTLPSVPSLQLFPDTLVFSVSDISVSSIMPQPNHPITCVAVQGNFLYVASVNEISVYDRQTSTLLDAYNGNESSSGSVKSVTFCDGKVFTAHQDSKIRVWQMTVTKKHKFLTALPTVNDRLRRLVLPKNYVNVRRHVKRLWIEHADAVTGLAVNRGLIYSVSWDKTLKIWRASDARCLQSIKAHDDAINAITASFDGTVYTGSADRRIRVWAKPSGEKRYALVATLEKHKSAVNALALDDERSVLFSGACDRSILVWEREDSANYMVVTGALRGHGKAILCLINVCDLLMSGSADRTVRIWQRGVEGKYCCLAVLEGHQKPVKSLTAVRDDEHSDVVSVISGSLDGEIRMWKVSFSKPGIPRRRRISENGICEKKGIES, encoded by the coding sequence ATGAAGGTCCGATCATGGCTAGCTACATGCGCAACCAGCAGCTGCGCCACTTTAACCCAGGACTCCACCATTCCGTTCCCTAAAAAACAACCGCGCTTATCGGAACATTTGGTTTCCGATAGTTTCTCCGATAATCGAGGGAGCGCCACCTCATCTTCAGCTTCTTCAAGTGACACGAGCTACAGCAGCCTCCCTAGCAACCTTTCCCTCCAGACCCTGCCATCTGTACCTTCCTTACAGCTTTTCCCTGATACCTTAGTCTTTTCCGTCTCTGACATCAGCGTTTCTTCAATTATGCCTCAACCCAACCACCCGATCACCTGCGTTGCGGTTCAGGGTAACTTCTTGTATGTTGCTTCTGTTAACGAAATCAGCGTCTACGATCGCCAAACATCCACTCTTCTCGATGCCTACAACGGCAACGAATCATCCTCCGGTTCCGTTAAGTCTGTCACTTTCTGTGACGGAAAAGTCTTCACTGCTCACCAGGACTCTAAGATCCGAGTCTGGCAAATGACGGTGACTAAAAAGCACAAGTTCTTAACCGCCCTACCTACCGTTAACGACCGCTTACGTCGTCTTGTTCTCCCAAAGAACTATGTCAATGTTCGCCGTCACGTGAAGCGGTTGTGGATCGAACACGCCGACGCCGTTACTGGACTCGCCGTCAATAGAGGTTTAATCTACTCAGTTTCTTGGGATAAAACCTTGAAGATATGGCGAGCATCGGATGCGCGTTGTTTACAGTCTATTAAAGCACACGACGACGCCATTAACGCCATCACCGCCTCCTTCGACGGAACGGTTTATACAGGGTCTGCTGACCGACGGATCCGGGTCTGGGCGAAACCCTCAGGCGAGAAGCGGTACGCATTGGTGGCGACTCTTGAGAAGCATAAGTCAGCAGTAAACGCACTGGCTTTAGACGACGAAAGATCAGTGCTATTCTCCGGTGCGTGTGACCGTTCGATTCTGGTATGGGAGAGGGAAGATAGCGCCAATTACATGGTGGTGACGGGAGCGCTGAGAGGGCATGGAAAGGCAATCCTATGCTTGATCAACGTCTGTGATTTACTAATGAGCGGGTCCGCTGATAGGACGGTTAGGATCTGGCAACGTGGAGTGGAAGGGAAATATTGTTGTTTGGCGGTTTTGGAAGGTCACCAGAAGCCGGTGAAGTCGTTGACGGCGGTCAGAGACGATGAACATAGTGATGTAGTTTCGGTTATTAGCGGAAGCCTGGATGGCGAAATTAGAATGTGGAAGGTCTCGTTTTCGAAACCCGGTATCCCTCGTCGGCGACGGATTTCTGAAAATggaatttgtgaaaaaaaaggaatTGAATCATAA